A part of Bacillus rossius redtenbacheri isolate Brsri chromosome 1, Brsri_v3, whole genome shotgun sequence genomic DNA contains:
- the LOC134535458 gene encoding uncharacterized protein LOC134535458, with the protein MRMTHWNAKFPESQQLASCKHALEHCPVYCQASKMAKWSGKDIITLLELYESQECLWNTQSESYKNRGAREKAIKYMVENTPVAATEQDIKNKIKALRSTYSQEVGKIRASKKSVAGLEDVYKPQLVWFSKADSFLRQVVTLRTTSSSMATNTQTADEMTQDSDEEGLGRQHNISDVATSITNSNRSGGPSRPQGRGQKRKTPSSVTAVSTALQDLRKITDDINKEEDEFDCFGKLVACNLKKLPLQSALNCQLELQHVLMKHRMLAATERQTTMPNTSSLVQQQVLPIQVAIILTFCSKL; encoded by the exons ATGCGGATGACCCACTGGAACGCAAAATTCCCGGAATCGCAACAACTGGCTTCGTGTAAACACGCCCTGGAGCACTGCCCAGTGTACTGTCAAGCTAGTAAAATGGCAAAGTGGAGCGGTAAAGATATTATTACATTGTTAGAATTGTATGAATCGCAGGAATGTTTGTGGAATACGCAAAGTGAAAGCTACAAAAATCGTGGGGCAAGGGAAAAAGCCATCAAATACATGGTAGAAAATACGCCAGTCGCAGCAACAGAGCAGGATATAAAAAACAAGATAAAGGCTCTTCGATCCACATACAGCCAAGAAGTGGGGAAAATTCGAGCGTCAAAGAAATCTGTAGCTGGTTTGGAGGATGTTTATAAGCCGCAACTTGTGTGGTTTTCCAAGGCAGATTCGTTTCTTCGTCAAGTTGTGACATTGCGGACAACCTCTTCAAGTATG GCTACAAATACTCAAACAGCAGATGAGATGACACAAGACTCGGATGAAGAAGGCCTGGGAAGACAACACAATATAAGCGATGTTGCAACATCTATCACAAATTCCAACAGATCCGGTGGGCCGTCACGACCACAAGGGAGGGGACAAAAACGAAAGACGCCGTCAAGTGTGACAGCCGTGTCAACAGCTCTCCAAGATTTACGAAAAATAACCGATGACATAAACAAAGAAGAGGACGAATTTGATTGTTTTGGCAAGTTAGTTGCCTGTAAtctaaaaaaattgccattacAGTCAGCTCTGAACTGCCAGCTGGAACTGCAACATGTTCTAATGAAACACCGCATGCTTGCTGCAACTGAGAGGCAAACTACTATGCCTAACACATCATCTCTCGTCCAACAGCAAGTTCTCCCCATTCAAGTAGCGATTATACTGACATTTTGCAGCAAGCTGTAG
- the LOC134535477 gene encoding transcription initiation factor TFIID subunit 6-like isoform X2, producing the protein MHHGKRQKLTVADVDQALKVKNIEPQYGFATREFIPFRFSSGGGRELNFLDEKEQDITELLSSAMPKLPPEVHLRAHWLCIEGVQPTIPENPPPISKEAQKLESIDPVSKFSKLAKERESAGKPTTGKVHRLQKVGTVHVKQLATHELSVEQQLYYKEITEACVGSDEIRRAEALQSLASDPGLHEMLPRMCTFIAEGVKVNVVQSNLALLIYLMRMVKALLDNQSLCLEKYLHELLPAVATCVVSKQLCARPEADNHWALRDFASRLMLQVCRNFNTSTNNVQTRVTRMFCRTLHDERVPLASLYGSLQGLCELGTEVVKVFILPSLKYISKRIEETSDGLVHSNVDRIAAGHIRILMTKALSPLLRTLRQPPDHLEDYVLEYGSLGSHLHAAVARSRCQPPPASPAGPPRPVGHSGVLKPLSACHPLDLEHQASDVSFISNGGPSQVRTIMMGSSMTSRTVVTPSNPSKYVIVSSRPPTPNQGSNLGMKPVFVAQPQPLKMEHEEVILDD; encoded by the exons GGAAGAGAACTGAATTTTCTAGACGAGAAGGAACAAGACATAACGGAACTTCTGAGTAGTGCTATGCCGAAGCTACCACCTGAAGTTCATTTGCGAG CTCACTGGCTGTGCATCGAGGGAGTGCAGCCGACGATCCCGGAGAACCCGCCGCCCATTTCGAAGGAAGCCCAGAAGCTGGAGAGCATCGACCCCGTGAGCAAGTTCAGCAAGCTGGCCAAGGAGAGGGAGTCTGCTGGCAAGCCAACCACTGG GAAGGTCCACAGGCTCCAGAAGGTGGGGACGGTGCACGTGAAGCAGCTGGCCACTCATGAGCTCTCCGTCGAGCAGCAGCTCTACTACAAGGAGATCACAGAGGCCTGCGTGGGCTCGGACGAGATCAGGCGAGCC GAAGCGCTGCAGAGCCTGGCGTCGGACCCGGGCCTGCACGAGATGCTGCCGCGCATGTGCACGTTCATCGCGGAGGGGGTGAAGGTGAACGTGGTCCAGAGCAACCTCGCGCTGCTCATCTACCTCATGAGGATGGTGAAGGCGTTGCTCGACAACCAGTCCCTGTGCCTGGAGAAATAT CTCCACGAACTGCTGCCGGCCGTGGCGACGTGCGTGGTGAGCAAGCAGCTGTGCGCGCGGCCCGAGGCGGACAACCACTGGGCGCTGCGCGACTTCGCGTCGCGCCTGATGCTGCAGGTGTGCAGGAACTTCAACACCTCCACCAACAACGTCCAGACCCGGGTCACCCGCATGTTCTGCCGCACCCTGCACGACGAGCGGGTGCCCCTCGCGTCGCTCTACGGCTCCTTGCAAG GCTTGTGTGAGCTTGGCACTGAAGTAGTGAAAGTGTTCATCTTACCAAGTTTGAAGTACATCTCAAAACGCATCGAAGAGACCTCCGACGGGCTTGTGCACAGCAATGTTGACAGGATCGCAGCTGGTCACATCAGAATTCTTATGACG AAAGCACTGTCCCCGCTACTGAGGACCCTGCGGCAGCCGCCGGACCACCTGGAGGACTATGTGTTGGAGTACGGCTCGCTGGGGTCCCACCTGCACGCGGCCGTGGCGAGGTCGCGCTGCCAGCCCCCGCCCGCCTCCCCCGCCGGCCCCCCTCGCCCCGTGGGCCACTCCGGCGTCCTGAAGCCCTTGTCCGCCTGCCACCCGCTGGACCTCGAGCACCAGGCCTCAG ATGTGTCTTTCATATCGAATGGAGGCCCCAGTCAGGTTCGAACCATCATGATGGGGAGTTCGATGACCAGTCGCACTGTGGTGACTCCTAGCAACCCTTCAAAGTATGTCATAGTGTCCTCACGACCACCAACTCCCAATCAG GGCAGCAACCTGGGCATGAAGCCGGTGTTTGTGGCCCAGCCACAGCCACTCAAGATGGAGCACGAGGAGGTGATCCTGGACGACTGA